A region of Lycium barbarum isolate Lr01 chromosome 3, ASM1917538v2, whole genome shotgun sequence DNA encodes the following proteins:
- the LOC132630556 gene encoding kirola-like, with protein MAGEGQEEVVKVVVEDIDEEKRLVTFRAFEGHVVEQYKAFKATVHIENEGENNLVLWTIEYEKQNEDVPDPFSYLQLFLNVTKDIDAHHVNQ; from the coding sequence AGGGGCAAGAGGAGGTTGTGAAGGTAGTTGTTGAAGACATAGACGAGGAAAAAAGGTTAGTGACATTCAGGGCATTTGAAGGTCATGTCGTAGAGCAATACAAGGCCTTCAAAGCAACagttcatattgagaatgaaggAGAAAACAACTTGGTCTTATGGACTATCGAATACGAGAAGCAGAATGAAGACGTTCCAGACCCCTTCTCTTatttgcaattattccttaatgtGACCAAAGATATTGACGCTCACCATGTCAACCAGTAA